From a single Candidatus Thorarchaeota archaeon genomic region:
- a CDS encoding DNA topoisomerase IV subunit A has translation MSERDTAIERLRSLGVNIISKIQQDTFPKIELPDRGTSNIVFDTEKNQFVLGPATSVRDSSNLRHIRSFTQLLWVASYAKKLLKSGRTSSLRDLYYSSEAFGISFKDQAESDRIVADLECVVGLAREDFGIFPEEHSSIYGPVIMRYTVAGYQGREIDLTISPDGLPIGPALVTADPIHTDARIILAVESGGMFSRLIETNAWKKFHAILVHLGGQAPRSTRRLMRRLHDSLKLPVFIFTDGDPWGMHIARVIISGSANAAHVEGLTVPDAQWIGVTPSDITKYGLPTEPMNDADLRRLDELARDPRYSDDECQAQIRAFRQLRQKAEQQAFSRHGIDFVVDQYLPAKLH, from the coding sequence ATGAGTGAACGTGATACTGCAATTGAACGCCTCCGAAGCCTTGGGGTCAATATAATCTCAAAGATTCAACAGGACACTTTTCCCAAGATTGAACTGCCTGATAGAGGTACCTCGAACATTGTTTTTGATACAGAGAAGAATCAATTTGTTCTAGGCCCAGCTACATCTGTACGAGACTCGAGTAATCTCCGCCACATACGAAGCTTTACGCAGCTTCTATGGGTTGCCTCATATGCAAAGAAACTTCTCAAGTCCGGGCGCACAAGTTCTCTTCGTGACCTTTACTATTCAAGTGAGGCATTTGGAATATCCTTCAAAGACCAAGCGGAATCGGATCGAATAGTTGCTGATTTAGAATGTGTAGTTGGTCTGGCTCGTGAAGACTTCGGTATCTTTCCTGAGGAGCATTCTTCTATCTATGGTCCTGTGATCATGCGTTATACCGTTGCAGGTTATCAGGGTCGAGAGATTGATCTGACAATTAGTCCTGATGGTCTTCCTATAGGTCCGGCATTGGTGACAGCCGATCCCATTCATACTGATGCAAGAATAATACTTGCAGTCGAATCGGGGGGTATGTTCTCACGTTTGATTGAGACCAATGCATGGAAGAAGTTTCACGCCATACTTGTACATTTGGGTGGACAGGCACCCCGCTCTACCCGGCGATTAATGCGGCGTCTTCACGACTCTCTCAAATTGCCTGTTTTCATATTTACTGATGGTGATCCTTGGGGGATGCATATTGCCCGGGTGATAATCTCCGGCAGTGCTAATGCAGCTCATGTTGAAGGATTGACTGTACCTGACGCTCAATGGATTGGTGTCACACCCTCTGATATCACAAAGTATGGTCTTCCGACCGAACCTATGAACGATGCTGATCTTCGTCGTTTAGATGAGCTGGCACGCGACCCTCGATATTCCGATGATGAATGTCAGGCGCAAATTCGTGCCTTTCGCCAACTTCGTCAAAAGGCCGAGCAACAGGCCTTTAGCAGGCATGGGATTGATTTTGTAGTGGATCAATATTTGCCTGCGAAGTTACATTAG
- a CDS encoding DNA topoisomerase VI subunit B yields the protein MAHRDSDKFSSISPAEFFYRNRQMAGFGNPTQALFSTVRELVENSLDACEEISVAPLVHITISRIDIGIYRVMVSDNGIGIPAANVPESFGRVLYGSKYDIRQRRGTFGLGVTMAVLYGQMTTNRPTRIHTQQGLSGGRSFKVFIDIESNRPVVDESIALDRPTSGTTVSIDLKADLRRSKERIIDYIKLTSIGSPHAKLVLQIEDDPPLTVGPWVNKLPRPPSSVLPHPRAADVEFLKRLVMRSSDLTLNEFLIRSFQQVGIRTAGRILRFIGLDPRRLAHSLTRDELVTLSSTLRNFDGFTRPDSACLSPIGKDHFIAALNGLVTPQQIVYSTKGPLEWSGNPFIIEGALIIASTHRSANDVPDLVRFANRVPLLYDAGDDLLTKVLKQVSWNRYGIFDLGPPILFIHLCSTRIPYRAAGKQSIAHIPEIEVATLALFRELGRKMGRHSRKHRLASRDLRKRREFERMFQLVVRFGAELAECTPPSIDPLVRSLFEVNDDE from the coding sequence ATGGCACACCGGGACTCGGACAAATTTAGCAGCATCTCTCCCGCAGAGTTCTTCTACAGAAATCGTCAGATGGCGGGATTCGGAAATCCCACTCAGGCGCTCTTTTCTACAGTACGCGAACTAGTAGAAAACAGTCTTGATGCCTGTGAAGAGATATCCGTTGCTCCACTGGTGCACATCACAATCTCGCGCATTGATATTGGTATTTACAGAGTGATGGTTTCAGATAACGGCATTGGAATCCCTGCTGCAAATGTGCCGGAATCCTTTGGTCGAGTTCTCTACGGGAGTAAATATGACATTAGACAGCGTCGCGGCACCTTTGGGCTCGGTGTGACAATGGCAGTCCTCTATGGGCAAATGACTACTAACAGGCCAACTCGCATTCATACACAGCAGGGTCTATCCGGCGGTCGCTCTTTCAAGGTGTTCATTGATATCGAGTCGAATCGACCAGTTGTGGACGAGTCTATCGCCCTTGATAGGCCCACCTCTGGGACGACTGTTTCAATTGATCTAAAGGCCGATTTGCGCCGCTCCAAAGAACGCATTATTGACTACATCAAACTTACATCTATAGGATCGCCCCATGCAAAATTGGTCTTACAGATCGAAGACGATCCTCCATTGACTGTGGGCCCATGGGTCAATAAACTTCCTCGGCCCCCCTCTTCTGTACTGCCTCACCCTCGTGCTGCTGATGTGGAATTCTTGAAGCGTCTGGTCATGAGAAGTAGTGATCTAACTTTGAACGAGTTCCTAATACGCTCATTCCAACAGGTGGGTATTCGTACTGCTGGACGAATTTTGCGTTTCATAGGTCTGGATCCAAGACGATTAGCTCATTCACTAACACGAGACGAATTGGTCACCCTTAGCAGCACCCTACGGAACTTTGATGGTTTTACTCGGCCCGATAGTGCCTGTCTCAGCCCCATTGGTAAGGATCATTTTATTGCTGCGCTTAATGGTCTTGTTACTCCGCAACAGATCGTTTACTCTACAAAGGGGCCTTTGGAATGGTCTGGAAATCCCTTCATTATCGAAGGGGCGCTCATTATTGCCTCCACTCATCGTAGTGCCAATGATGTTCCTGATCTGGTTCGTTTTGCTAATCGTGTTCCGCTGTTATACGATGCAGGGGACGATCTTCTCACCAAGGTTCTGAAGCAGGTCTCTTGGAATCGTTATGGAATCTTTGATCTTGGGCCTCCAATTTTGTTTATTCACTTGTGTTCGACGCGAATACCGTATCGAGCAGCTGGTAAACAATCGATCGCGCATATTCCCGAGATAGAGGTGGCGACGCTGGCACTCTTCCGAGAGCTTGGACGTAAGATGGGTCGTCATTCTCGTAAACATAGGTTGGCCTCTCGCGACCTGCGGAAACGGCGCGAGTTTGAACGAATGTTTCAATTGGTTGTGCGTTTTGGTGCCGAACTTGCAGAATGCACCCCTCCCTCCATTGATCCATTGGTTCGATCCCTCTTCGAGGTGAATGACGATGAGTGA
- a CDS encoding MoaD/ThiS family protein, whose protein sequence is MQILFKCFGPVRRVCESSEILIDVNAGATVHDVIMHVIDKFGPPLRDLLMNGSHVSGNFIIMLNKHDVNTLGGMNIIVHDGDEVSILPHVQGGR, encoded by the coding sequence TTGCAAATTCTATTCAAATGTTTTGGCCCAGTACGTAGGGTCTGCGAGTCTAGTGAGATCCTTATTGATGTAAACGCTGGTGCCACTGTTCATGATGTGATTATGCATGTCATTGATAAGTTCGGGCCGCCACTTCGTGATTTACTGATGAATGGGTCTCATGTGAGTGGTAATTTTATTATCATGCTGAACAAGCACGATGTGAATACACTTGGCGGAATGAATATTATAGTGCACGATGGCGATGAGGTTTCAATACTGCCTCATGTACAGGGCGGTAGGTGA
- a CDS encoding serine protein kinase RIO, which yields MKRVETKRKRIESEFERRKLKRRHDSDEFKVVEGVIDTATLKTLYKLLNRGVLSALHGAISTGKEANVYYGIDSDGAPVAVKIYRVTTAESDYMLEYILSDPRFQHVKRKSRSLIPLWALKEFKNLLRYHEAGIRVPRPIDIARNIVVMEFIGDLETGLPAPLLKDVRLSDPSEVFNKIIDMIEMGVRKANLVHADLSAYNILWLGEPIFIDVSQSVLMEHDKARLYLYRDIQNITAYFQKLGVETEDPRTIFDYILSGE from the coding sequence ATGAAGCGAGTAGAGACAAAACGAAAGCGAATCGAATCCGAATTTGAACGGCGCAAGCTAAAGCGTCGGCATGATTCAGACGAGTTCAAAGTAGTCGAGGGTGTAATTGATACAGCCACCCTTAAGACTCTCTACAAGCTACTCAATCGTGGTGTGCTCTCTGCGCTTCATGGTGCAATAAGCACCGGAAAAGAGGCAAATGTCTACTATGGCATAGATTCTGATGGTGCTCCTGTTGCAGTGAAGATCTACAGAGTCACAACCGCCGAGTCTGACTATATGCTGGAATATATTTTGAGCGATCCGCGATTCCAGCATGTCAAGCGAAAATCACGGTCTCTTATACCACTGTGGGCCCTGAAAGAGTTCAAGAATTTATTGCGTTACCACGAAGCAGGGATACGCGTCCCGCGCCCGATCGATATAGCACGTAATATTGTCGTGATGGAATTCATAGGCGACCTTGAGACTGGCCTTCCGGCCCCTCTGCTAAAGGATGTACGGCTCTCTGATCCTTCTGAAGTATTCAACAAGATTATCGATATGATTGAGATGGGTGTTCGTAAGGCGAACTTAGTGCATGCGGATTTGAGTGCCTATAACATACTGTGGTTGGGCGAGCCTATCTTTATTGATGTATCACAATCGGTCTTGATGGAGCATGATAAGGCCCGTTTGTATCTATATCGTGATATTCAAAACATTACGGCCTACTTCCAGAAGCTTGGTGTTGAAACAGAGGATCCCCGGACGATATTTGATTACATTCTCTCAGGTGAATAA
- a CDS encoding KH domain-containing protein → MMSMQEIVRVPVDRVGVIIGHNGRVKKRIEKLTNVQLEITAEGVVSITGSPDPEDPILIWKARDIVRAIGRGFSPHNALSLIDEDARLLVISLRELVGTSPSQIRRVAGRIIGEHGRTRRVIEEITDTKISIYGRTVSLIGSDPGLDYAQRAVQMLIDGAPHNAVYRYLERMRREINRMRLELWDSDVQ, encoded by the coding sequence ATGATGTCAATGCAAGAGATTGTGCGTGTGCCTGTTGATCGGGTCGGCGTGATTATTGGTCATAATGGACGTGTCAAAAAGCGGATTGAAAAACTGACTAATGTCCAACTAGAAATTACTGCGGAGGGTGTGGTCTCTATCACTGGGTCTCCCGATCCTGAGGACCCCATTCTGATCTGGAAGGCTCGCGATATCGTACGTGCTATTGGTCGCGGTTTTAGCCCTCACAATGCTTTATCTCTCATAGATGAGGACGCACGGTTGCTTGTCATCTCTTTACGAGAGCTTGTTGGTACATCCCCTTCGCAAATTCGTCGGGTTGCGGGTCGTATTATTGGGGAGCATGGGCGTACTCGCCGTGTCATTGAGGAAATTACTGATACTAAGATCTCCATCTATGGTCGTACCGTTTCTCTCATAGGTTCTGACCCTGGGCTTGACTATGCTCAACGTGCTGTTCAAATGTTGATAGATGGCGCCCCTCATAATGCCGTCTATCGTTATCTTGAGCGAATGCGCCGTGAGATCAATAGGATGCGTCTAGAGCTTTGGGACTCTGATGTTCAATAA
- the gcvPA gene encoding aminomethyl-transferring glycine dehydrogenase subunit GcvPA: MTLRHPYLPTTPENEDEMLRSMGLKSLEDLFTNIPKQFRLNRDLNLPTPHSEHEVLARLQKLAKNNSTLLDTPSFLGGSVAPHYIPATVSSLGGRSEFVTAYTSYQPEISQGMLQTLFEYQSLMAEVLQMDVVNSSLYDLSTSLGEAARMVIRVKRRRNRFLVPGTINPTYKQVLETYTSPAGIKIDVIDYDSHTGLMSVEDLKSKLDSTVAGVYVESPSPLGFFETQLDEISSIVHDNDALLVAGVDVLSLGIMRPPGDYNADIAIAEGQSLGNPMSYGGPLLGVFACRNDRKLIYQMPGRLVGLTTTIEEPHERGFVLTLSAREQHIRRERATSNICSNQALMAVRAAIYLSTIGATGIRAIAESIAFKSNYAAKELGKIQGVTSPAIGGPIWKNFVVQFEGITAQEVHEGLLAQGIHGGKCLSKDFPDFGESMLFSVTELHDRATIGKMIAAVEAVITGGVA; the protein is encoded by the coding sequence ATGACGTTAAGACATCCCTACCTTCCGACAACCCCGGAGAACGAAGATGAAATGCTACGGTCAATGGGCCTTAAATCTCTTGAAGATCTGTTTACCAATATACCCAAACAGTTCCGGTTGAATCGAGACTTGAATCTGCCTACACCACATAGTGAACATGAGGTGTTGGCCCGTCTGCAAAAGCTGGCAAAAAATAACTCAACTTTGCTTGATACGCCTTCTTTTCTTGGTGGAAGTGTTGCTCCTCATTATATCCCCGCCACGGTATCCTCGCTGGGAGGGCGTTCGGAGTTTGTAACAGCATACACAAGTTATCAACCAGAGATTAGTCAAGGTATGTTGCAGACCCTGTTCGAGTATCAAAGCCTCATGGCCGAAGTTCTTCAAATGGATGTGGTCAATAGCAGTCTCTACGATCTCTCAACCTCATTAGGGGAGGCGGCACGTATGGTGATACGTGTCAAACGACGCCGGAACAGGTTTCTTGTTCCTGGTACTATCAATCCCACCTATAAGCAGGTTCTTGAAACATATACTTCCCCTGCTGGAATCAAAATAGATGTGATTGATTATGATTCTCATACAGGTCTCATGTCTGTTGAGGACTTGAAGTCCAAGCTAGATTCTACAGTTGCGGGTGTATATGTGGAGTCGCCAAGCCCTCTTGGATTCTTCGAAACCCAACTTGATGAAATCTCCTCCATTGTACATGATAATGATGCACTTCTTGTGGCTGGGGTCGATGTTCTATCATTAGGTATCATGCGTCCGCCTGGTGATTATAATGCCGATATTGCAATAGCCGAGGGGCAATCACTTGGGAACCCGATGTCTTACGGAGGACCATTATTGGGTGTCTTTGCGTGTAGAAATGACCGAAAATTGATTTATCAGATGCCGGGTCGGCTTGTTGGACTAACTACTACCATTGAAGAGCCTCATGAACGTGGCTTTGTTCTCACGCTAAGTGCACGTGAGCAGCACATTCGCCGAGAGCGGGCAACGAGTAACATTTGCTCAAATCAGGCATTAATGGCGGTCCGCGCGGCGATCTATCTCTCTACTATAGGTGCTACCGGAATACGCGCCATTGCTGAGTCAATTGCGTTCAAATCCAACTATGCTGCAAAAGAACTTGGCAAAATCCAAGGTGTGACCTCTCCCGCAATTGGTGGTCCTATCTGGAAAAACTTTGTAGTTCAATTCGAGGGCATCACGGCACAAGAGGTCCATGAAGGCCTACTGGCACAGGGTATTCATGGTGGCAAGTGCCTATCAAAAGACTTTCCCGACTTTGGGGAGAGCATGTTGTTCTCAGTGACCGAACTTCATGATCGCGCAACAATCGGCAAAATGATTGCCGCTGTCGAGGCGGTCATTACTGGAGGTGTCGCATAA
- a CDS encoding FKBP-type peptidyl-prolyl cis-trans isomerase, giving the protein MTLALLTMFVVNGLMMASVSSDPNGMLSTATTAIREPSRSLAASDVNVSIPYVDTHYGYADGIIDPTEYAYNFTDSTTGVTVFMEHNSSVLFVGLEAQTSGWVGLAWKHPGENYTVEGITNADVVLGCAPGTPHETYPRVVNTSVIRVHYTLYARNGTQLEEGYAPDGTSDTPLYKESLLDMYKDALLGMRVGETKHFIIPAEFGYPEGSHMYGEDLEFVVTVEQIGPSSDNPADSSQIVYADAHGIKTLDHATDGNQSRIIAANASDTGTITQIEYFIRLNSTDSDDIPLLNSTTLRYPFVILVGATDDLTTLPNSHTDWAHPLLVGFTPDTAPIIDPVTPKENGTLEWLVTLQLNASDDTIVRKAGFRLDNESWTSLHYNFKTDFWEYTLDVSEYESGSQHVIWFNATDGSNSTTVVSFNITVTIPYIPIMGASVSVSRTIATLMYHTTKITDAFVIDNSNAVPISAIEFYLPCEYTSNFLSVEASDSSENPLEIVELPANNGMLHWRVILSTPVEPGDRYEFTVTMYLHSLHIITDFDNNLYKFKFLKAPVLPYIIKRLAVSMALRSGDSLHSGVNPEGVYYNIAPMTIDTFDIVLSSVTPLLVATRTTQVTVDPWGWLHYKETIHIENIGPSKELDISFKFPAYATNIKIYDDVGILAGSMPQEHDWNETLNQRINLKGDRFGDRGFWPGYKYTFSVDFNLYLPEYQTQTGDGELLTIPMATTDEILVTCHTIDVVVPIGVNPLRPSDGYRLLYGVFDATLRYTVYNTTQENTPQLTLLYQLTPAIMARPLAIALILGLVAAAYVSIRKVKMVAEGEEGISAETGSTVYQSGAPPELLSEFAKLYSKKTALNLDLDKLESSRKRGKVSKREFMKRERDIKSQLAELDTKLATLKGQLITYGSRYRDVVGQLELQEERMEGAKAGLRQLLIRKKKQKISRGAFEKTRQEYLKTVKQSVTAIDRILLSLQEEAGEI; this is encoded by the coding sequence ATGACTCTTGCATTATTGACTATGTTCGTTGTCAATGGCCTTATGATGGCGTCTGTATCATCAGACCCAAATGGTATGCTATCAACGGCGACAACGGCAATTAGAGAGCCTTCGAGATCACTTGCAGCATCAGACGTCAATGTGTCTATTCCGTATGTGGACACGCACTATGGCTATGCGGATGGTATTATCGATCCCACCGAATATGCTTACAACTTTACAGATTCTACAACTGGGGTCACCGTATTTATGGAGCATAATTCTTCGGTTCTCTTTGTGGGACTTGAAGCACAGACATCTGGCTGGGTTGGCCTCGCATGGAAGCATCCTGGTGAGAACTATACCGTTGAGGGTATCACCAATGCAGATGTTGTTCTTGGCTGTGCCCCTGGGACCCCACATGAAACCTACCCCCGAGTAGTTAATACCTCAGTTATACGGGTGCACTATACTCTTTATGCACGTAATGGTACACAACTTGAGGAAGGTTATGCTCCCGATGGCACTTCTGACACTCCTCTCTACAAGGAATCATTGCTTGATATGTACAAGGACGCACTATTAGGAATGCGTGTGGGCGAGACAAAACACTTCATCATTCCTGCCGAATTCGGTTATCCCGAAGGTAGCCACATGTATGGTGAAGATCTCGAGTTTGTGGTCACAGTGGAGCAGATCGGCCCCAGTTCTGACAATCCTGCTGATAGCAGTCAGATTGTTTATGCCGATGCACACGGCATCAAGACGCTTGATCATGCTACTGATGGAAACCAGAGCAGAATTATTGCAGCAAATGCCAGTGACACAGGTACTATCACACAGATTGAATACTTTATTCGACTGAATAGTACCGATTCCGATGACATTCCACTTTTGAACTCAACGACCCTTCGTTATCCCTTTGTGATTTTAGTTGGGGCTACTGATGATTTAACTACTCTACCAAACAGTCACACAGATTGGGCACATCCATTGCTTGTTGGATTTACTCCTGATACCGCCCCGATAATTGATCCCGTCACACCAAAGGAAAATGGTACACTTGAGTGGCTTGTGACTCTACAACTAAATGCTAGCGATGATACTATTGTTCGCAAGGCCGGATTTCGGCTTGATAATGAGAGTTGGACCAGTCTTCATTATAATTTTAAGACTGATTTTTGGGAATACACGCTTGATGTTTCCGAATACGAGTCTGGTTCTCAGCATGTTATATGGTTCAATGCGACTGACGGATCCAATTCGACGACTGTGGTTTCGTTTAACATTACAGTGACTATCCCCTATATCCCAATAATGGGTGCATCGGTTTCAGTCAGTCGAACAATTGCCACATTGATGTATCATACTACCAAGATTACAGATGCATTCGTCATTGACAACTCTAATGCAGTACCAATATCTGCAATTGAGTTTTATCTCCCCTGTGAATACACATCTAATTTCCTCTCCGTAGAGGCGTCTGATTCATCAGAGAACCCACTGGAAATTGTAGAACTTCCCGCGAATAATGGAATGTTACATTGGCGGGTCATTCTCTCCACTCCTGTAGAACCCGGTGACAGATACGAGTTTACTGTCACTATGTACCTCCACTCCTTGCACATAATTACCGACTTTGATAATAACCTCTACAAATTCAAATTCCTTAAGGCCCCTGTTCTTCCATATATCATCAAGAGACTTGCTGTTTCCATGGCGCTTCGCAGCGGTGATTCCCTGCACAGTGGTGTCAATCCAGAGGGTGTATACTACAATATTGCGCCTATGACCATAGATACTTTCGATATTGTCTTGAGTTCAGTCACACCATTGCTTGTAGCCACTCGAACTACACAAGTCACAGTTGATCCGTGGGGCTGGTTGCACTATAAGGAAACAATTCACATTGAAAATATAGGCCCCTCTAAGGAACTCGACATTAGTTTCAAATTCCCTGCATATGCGACTAACATCAAAATCTATGATGATGTTGGAATTCTCGCGGGGTCGATGCCTCAAGAGCATGACTGGAATGAAACCCTTAATCAACGAATAAATCTCAAAGGCGATAGATTTGGCGATCGCGGGTTCTGGCCAGGTTACAAGTATACATTCAGTGTGGACTTTAACCTATATCTCCCTGAGTATCAGACGCAGACTGGTGACGGCGAACTCCTTACCATCCCAATGGCGACCACAGATGAGATTTTAGTCACGTGCCATACAATTGATGTAGTTGTGCCTATTGGAGTCAATCCTCTTCGCCCCTCTGATGGGTATAGGCTTCTCTATGGAGTCTTTGATGCGACCTTGAGATACACGGTATATAATACGACGCAGGAAAACACACCCCAACTTACTCTCCTCTATCAATTGACTCCTGCAATCATGGCCCGCCCATTAGCAATTGCTCTAATTCTCGGCCTTGTTGCAGCTGCATATGTTTCAATTAGAAAGGTCAAGATGGTTGCAGAGGGTGAAGAAGGTATTTCTGCAGAAACCGGTTCCACAGTGTATCAGAGTGGCGCACCACCAGAGCTGCTGAGCGAATTCGCGAAATTGTACTCCAAGAAGACTGCGTTGAACCTCGATCTTGACAAACTTGAGTCCTCACGTAAAAGAGGCAAAGTTTCCAAGCGCGAGTTCATGAAACGCGAACGTGACATTAAATCGCAGCTTGCAGAGCTTGACACAAAGCTTGCTACTCTAAAGGGGCAGCTCATCACATATGGATCCCGATATCGTGATGTCGTAGGCCAGCTCGAGCTCCAAGAGGAACGGATGGAAGGTGCAAAAGCCGGGCTCCGTCAATTGCTCATTCGAAAGAAGAAACAGAAGATCAGTCGTGGCGCATTTGAGAAAACACGTCAAGAGTATCTCAAGACCGTCAAGCAGTCAGTGACCGCGATAGACCGTATTCTTCTGAGCCTTCAAGAAGAAGCTGGCGAAATTTAG
- the gcvPB gene encoding aminomethyl-transferring glycine dehydrogenase subunit GcvPB — translation MGKFHQARWAEPLIFELALPGTVGHTIPPVDLKIKESVGDLDSIIPSALHRKAPPNLPDVPEQQIVRHFTRLSQMNYAVTVGTYPLGSCTMKYNPLIDEVVAEMPEFAWLHPHQDPKTAQGALELMWELERWIAEITGMDAVTLQPSAGAHGEFTGVMLMREYHRQVTKEWDTRNEMLIPDAAHGTNPASATMAGYRVVVIPSNDEGLVDLDALKEAAGPKTAGLMLTNPNTIGVFEKNIEEVTGIVHDAGGLVYYDGANLNAIMGIVRPGDMGFDVVHVNLHKTFSTPHGGGGPGAGPVGVKSELEDFLPIPRIVRVDDGSFDLDYDRPRSIGKVHGFYGNFGVLVRAYAYIYALGATGLRRSSELAVLHANYVAHHVKQIPGFSLPYSQDDPRMHECVISASGLKEDTGVTAMNVAKRLLDLGIHAPTVYFPLIVDEALMIEPTESESKRELDLFIAAMKQVSDEAHTSPDIVTHAPTRTALPLLDEYKAAHPSTLTLSWRMYNEKDQGTD, via the coding sequence ATGGGCAAGTTTCATCAAGCACGATGGGCCGAGCCTCTAATTTTCGAGCTGGCCCTCCCTGGAACAGTGGGCCACACGATTCCCCCCGTTGACTTGAAAATAAAAGAGTCAGTTGGAGATCTTGATTCTATAATTCCGTCAGCTCTCCATCGTAAGGCTCCTCCCAATCTTCCTGATGTTCCTGAACAGCAGATTGTGCGTCATTTTACACGGCTCTCACAGATGAATTATGCAGTTACAGTTGGTACTTATCCACTGGGCAGCTGCACAATGAAATACAACCCACTGATCGACGAAGTGGTTGCCGAGATGCCGGAATTTGCATGGCTTCACCCGCATCAAGATCCTAAGACTGCTCAAGGTGCACTTGAATTAATGTGGGAACTTGAGCGTTGGATCGCAGAGATCACTGGGATGGATGCTGTGACCCTTCAGCCCTCAGCCGGCGCCCATGGCGAATTCACTGGGGTCATGCTTATGCGCGAGTATCATCGTCAGGTGACCAAAGAATGGGATACACGCAATGAGATGCTCATTCCTGATGCAGCACATGGTACTAATCCCGCCTCTGCAACAATGGCTGGCTATCGAGTTGTTGTGATCCCCTCTAATGATGAAGGTCTCGTTGATCTTGATGCGCTCAAAGAGGCAGCAGGCCCAAAGACTGCAGGATTGATGCTCACCAATCCAAACACCATTGGCGTCTTTGAAAAGAACATTGAGGAAGTGACTGGTATTGTCCATGATGCAGGAGGTCTGGTCTATTATGATGGGGCTAATCTGAATGCTATCATGGGAATCGTTCGTCCCGGTGATATGGGCTTTGATGTTGTCCATGTGAATCTTCACAAGACCTTTTCGACCCCACATGGCGGTGGAGGTCCCGGTGCGGGGCCTGTCGGTGTCAAGAGCGAACTAGAAGATTTTCTCCCAATTCCGCGGATTGTTCGTGTAGATGATGGTTCTTTTGATCTCGATTATGATCGTCCCCGCTCCATTGGTAAAGTGCATGGATTCTATGGGAACTTTGGGGTGCTTGTTCGTGCATATGCATACATCTATGCACTTGGGGCCACTGGTCTCAGACGATCCTCCGAGCTTGCTGTCTTGCATGCCAATTATGTTGCGCATCATGTCAAACAGATTCCGGGCTTCTCATTGCCCTATTCCCAAGATGATCCCCGAATGCATGAGTGCGTGATCTCGGCCTCGGGCCTCAAAGAGGACACTGGAGTCACTGCTATGAACGTTGCAAAGCGTCTTCTTGATCTTGGTATACATGCTCCAACTGTCTACTTCCCTTTGATTGTAGATGAGGCTCTCATGATTGAGCCTACCGAGTCCGAATCAAAACGCGAGCTTGATCTGTTCATAGCCGCAATGAAACAGGTGTCTGATGAGGCTCATACATCACCAGACATTGTCACACATGCGCCGACACGCACAGCCTTGCCTCTGTTGGACGAATACAAGGCCGCACATCCAAGTACACTGACACTGTCATGGAGAATGTATAACGAAAAAGATCAGGGCACTGACTGA